GCGGCTGCATCGGCATCACTGAATGTAAATCCCGAAACACCTTTTCCTAAAGCCCCCATCGCTTTATCTGAAAGTATCTGTGCATTTACATCAACAAAACTAAAAGTCATCAATAAGATCCCTAAGGCAATAAATCTTCTTTTCATATTTTTAAAACTATTAAATTAACAACAAAGTTAATTTTGAAAGAATTTTCAATTATCTCTGAAAGTCAAATTTGTAATAAATTAGGACAGAAATGTGAAAAGTGAACGAAAAGCAAATTTAGTCCTCAAAATGAACTACATTCCGTATCTTTGTGCTTTGATTATTGATATATGGAAACATCCGAAGCAAACATAACTACTGCAAAACCTAAGTGGTTAAAAGTAAAACTGCCAATTGGACAAAAATATACCGAACTAAGAGGTTTGGTCGATAAATATAGTTTAAATACAATTTGTACTTCAGGGAGCTGCCCAAATATGGGAGAATGCTGGGGTGAAGGAACAGCAACTTTCATGATTCTAGGAAATGTATGCACCCGTTCTTGCGGATTCTGCGGTGTTAAAACTGGAAGACCAGAAACAGTAGACTGGGATGAACCTGAAAAGGTCGCTCGTTCTATTAAAATCATGAATATAAAACACGCCGTAGTTACAAGTGTAGATCGAGATGATTTAAAAGATGGAGGTTCGATCATCTGGATGGAAACTGTTAGAGCGATCCGCAGAATGAATCCAAACACAACTCTTGAAACTTTAATTCCTGATTTTCAGGGAATGGAAAGAAATTTAGACCGTATTGTAGAAGCAAACCCAGAAGTAGTTTCTCATAATATGGAAACGGTGAGACGTTTAACACGTGAAGTTCGTATTCAGGCAAAATATGACCGAAGCTTAGAAGTTCTTCGTTATTTAAAAGAAAAAGGCATTAATAGAACCAAATCTGGAATTATGTTAGGTCTTGGAGAAACAGAAGAAGAAGTTTTTCAGACTATGACTGATTTAAGAAATGCCAATGTAGATGTCGTAACTATTGGACAGTATTTACAGCCAAGCAAAAAACACCTTCCTGTAAAAGAATTCATTACACCTGAACAATTTGCCCGATATGAGCAATTTGGACTTGATTTAGGTTTCCGACATGTAGAAAGCGGACCACTTGTTCGCTCTTCATACAAAGCACAAAAACATATTTTATAAATTCAGGATAAATCGTTTAACTGTTTAATCGTTTAATCGCAAATGTAAACGTTTTAAATAGTTAAACGATTTTAACTATTAAACGAATAAACCAAATAATTGAAAACAAGAATTGCCATTAATGGATTTGGAAGAATCGGGAGAAATTTATTCCGCCTTCTTTTAAATCATCCTGAAATTGAGGTCGTTGCTATAAATGACATTGCCGACAATAAAACGATGTCACATTTAATTAAATATGACAGTATTCACGGTGTTTTACCTTCTGAGGTCAGTCATGATGAAAATAGTATTATTGTAGACGGCAGGCATTTTTTCTTTTTTCATGAAAAAAACATTTTAAATCTAGACTGGAAATCACATTCGATTGACATTGTAATTGAATCTACAGGAAAATATAAAACACATGAAGAATTAAACAGGCATCTGGAAGCAGGTGCTAAAAAAGTAATTCTTTCTGCACCATCTGAAGTAGATACCATAAAAACGGTAGTTCTTGGAGTAAATGAAAACATTCTGGATGAAGATGAAACAATCGTTTCTAATGCAAGCTGTACTACAAACAATGCTGCACCAATGATCAAAATCATTGAAGAATTATGCGGTATTGAACAGGCTTACATTACAACAATACATTCTTTTACAACAGATCAAAGCCTTCATGACCAGCCCCATAAGGATTTACGTCGTGCAAGAGGTGCAAGTCAATCAATTGTTCCAACAACTACTGGTGCGGCTAAGGCATTAACAAAAATTTTTCCTAAATTGCACAACAAAATGGGAGGATGCGGGATTAGAGTTCCTGTTCCCGACGGTTCATTAACAGACATTACCTTCAATGTAAAACGTGCTGTAAGCATTGAAGAAATAAATAAAGCATTTAAAGAAGCCTCAAAAACAAATTTAAAAGGAATATTAGATTACACCGAAGATCCAATTGTCTCGGTAGATGTAATTGGCAATACACATTCTTGTTTATTTGACGCACAACTAACTTCGGTTATCGATAAAATGGTAAAAGTAGTAGGGTGGTATGATAACGAGATTGGCTATTCATCAAGATTAATCGATTTAATTTTACTCATAAGAAAAAAATAAGATTCATTGTAAAAGCACTGCCATACATGAAATACTGTCTTTTTATTGTTGTTTGTTTTCTTAGCTCGTCTTTGTATTCTCAATTCAAAAAGAATACAGATAGCGTTGTCTATTACAACAAACTAGCCAAAACTAATCTTGACAGTAAAAAGTACAATGAGGCCGCTGCATACACCCAAAAATCTATCAGTTTCTGCGAAGTCCATGGCAAAACAGAAAACTTAGCCAATCAAACCTTAAAACTTGGCAAGATTTTCTATAATCAAGGAAAACTTGAAGATGCTTTAAAAAGCTTTCACAAAACAGTCTCTATTTATGACACATTAAAACCTAGCTGTATTAAAGCCTTGGCTTTGTATTATATTGGAGTAACAAATACAGCAAAAGGAGATTACAAAACTGCTGATATTTACTATGCTAAATCTCAAAATCTATTAAAAGAACTTAATATCACTGATCATTCAGAAGCTTTAAGTTATCAAAAAGCATTGGCACAAAAAAAGAATGATGATCTTGAGCTGGCGGCAAAAACTTTCCGAAGTATCACAGAAAAACCTAACAATCCAGGCATAATAAAAACAAAAGTAGATTCTTATTATCAACTTGGTTTGATTGAAACACAGCTGAA
This portion of the Flavobacterium panacagri genome encodes:
- the lipA gene encoding lipoyl synthase; its protein translation is METSEANITTAKPKWLKVKLPIGQKYTELRGLVDKYSLNTICTSGSCPNMGECWGEGTATFMILGNVCTRSCGFCGVKTGRPETVDWDEPEKVARSIKIMNIKHAVVTSVDRDDLKDGGSIIWMETVRAIRRMNPNTTLETLIPDFQGMERNLDRIVEANPEVVSHNMETVRRLTREVRIQAKYDRSLEVLRYLKEKGINRTKSGIMLGLGETEEEVFQTMTDLRNANVDVVTIGQYLQPSKKHLPVKEFITPEQFARYEQFGLDLGFRHVESGPLVRSSYKAQKHIL
- the gap gene encoding type I glyceraldehyde-3-phosphate dehydrogenase, with product MKTRIAINGFGRIGRNLFRLLLNHPEIEVVAINDIADNKTMSHLIKYDSIHGVLPSEVSHDENSIIVDGRHFFFFHEKNILNLDWKSHSIDIVIESTGKYKTHEELNRHLEAGAKKVILSAPSEVDTIKTVVLGVNENILDEDETIVSNASCTTNNAAPMIKIIEELCGIEQAYITTIHSFTTDQSLHDQPHKDLRRARGASQSIVPTTTGAAKALTKIFPKLHNKMGGCGIRVPVPDGSLTDITFNVKRAVSIEEINKAFKEASKTNLKGILDYTEDPIVSVDVIGNTHSCLFDAQLTSVIDKMVKVVGWYDNEIGYSSRLIDLILLIRKK